Part of the Halopenitus persicus genome is shown below.
GCGGGAGAAGATGCTGTTTCCGAAGAACGGCGTCCCCGTGGACGTGATCCGATCGATGTCCTCCTGGCTCCAGTTTTTCGTCCGTCCGACCAGGAAGTTCGGATCCATCACGAACATGTCGACGTCCTCGCTCAGCGCGAGGAACTCCTCGACGGACAGTTCGCTTTCCCACAGCGACGTCATATCGCTGGCGTCAACGCTCACGCCCGGGATCTCGTCGTAGTAGTGCGTGTGGTATCGCGACGCGAGGTAGACCGCTTCCGGTGGCGCCTGCCCGAGCGCGATCCCCATATCCGCCCAGCTGCCGTTGTTGGCGGCCCACGTCTCGGGAACCGCCGCGAACTCGACCTCGCCGACCGGGGGCATCGACACCGTGTACGGTTCTCCCTCCGGAGCGTCGGTTCGGGCGTCAGTCTCGGTTCGGGCGTCAGTCTCGGTTCGGGCGTCGGTCGCCGTCGCGTCCGCTCCGCCGTCGTCCGTTTCGCCTCCCGTCGGTCCCGACTCGGCATCACCGAGGCAGCCGGCAAACAATCCGCTCCCGGCGATCGCCCCGCCGTACTTCAGGACGTCCCTGCGCGTCGATTCCGTGTTGGACGCGGCATCATTCCGTTCCATATTTTTAGGCCAACCTAAAAACTTATAACCATTACTGTTCGCGGCGACTCCC
Proteins encoded:
- a CDS encoding ABC transporter substrate-binding protein, which encodes MERNDAASNTESTRRDVLKYGGAIAGSGLFAGCLGDAESGPTGGETDDGGADATATDARTETDARTETDARTDAPEGEPYTVSMPPVGEVEFAAVPETWAANNGSWADMGIALGQAPPEAVYLASRYHTHYYDEIPGVSVDASDMTSLWESELSVEEFLALSEDVDMFVMDPNFLVGRTKNWSQEDIDRITSTGTPFFGNSIFSRGYGWHDYDYLSLYEAFEKLAAVFQRRERYEAFETLHEEFQERVAEIVPPADDRPSVAIMWPQPIDEPTAFSPYLIDEGTSFKQWRDLGVEDAFATTDVRDFHSDRSRIDYETLLDVDPDMLLLRGNEDKTAAEFQDTVVAFMEDHPVASSLTAVENGAVHRGGPLYQGPITNLVVTERAASQTYGVDEELFDRQRVADIVNGTAE